ACCCTGGCATGTTGTCCTGGGATTCCTATACGCATCCACAGTCACTCACTGAATTGGGATCCCAGCGATTTTCGTTTTGCACTCTGACGTTCCACACAGGACATTAGCCCTGTTCCCCTGCCACTACTTTAGTTCAGGCCCTGTCATTTCTCTCCTTGCCTCTGTGCGGGGGTCCCCGCAGGCGGGCTCGACGTCCACGCAAGCCACTCAGTGTTCTTCCTAAAAAGCAAACCGGTCGGCCCGGCCGGTCGGCTCCTTTACCGCCTGCTTTGGTTTTTCCGCTCACACCTGCGACGGAGGCCGGGTGCAGAGCGGTAGCCCTCCGGGGCTATCCGACCCCACCCCCCTCCACAAGTCACTTCCACGTCCATGTGGAGTCACATGTCTCGGGGACGTTGGGAACGGACAGGGCGTGAACCGGGCCAGGCACCCGGTGGCCTCACACGTGGTCTggcggggaagggggtggggtcgGCAAGGGTGGAGGGGGCTGCGGAGGGACCGCTTGCGCAGGCGGGCGGGGCGGAGTCAGCGCGGGGGCGGGGCTTCACGGGGGAGCCGGGGTTTCTCGGccgcgggcggggcggggtcaGCGCTGGGGGCGGGGCTTCGGGAGGGAGCCCGGGGTTCTCGGCCGCTGGTGGGCGCGGCGAGCCGACCGGCGTCCGGAGGGCGGAGTCGGAGGCGGAGCGCGGCAGCCATGCAGGCGGCGGGCGCGGAGGCGAGCGCAGGCGGCGCGGCGGGCGGCGCTGGAGCCCGGGACCGTCAGGATGGCCTGGGCAGCCCCGGAGGCGCAGGGGTAGCAGCCTCTGCAGCCGGCGGAGCTCCGCGTGTAGCGCCAGCACAGCCCACTTCGGGGCCGGGCGGAAACCCCATGTCCACGGCCGGAAGGCCGAGAAGCCGACTGCACGAATTGCATCCTGCCCGAGGGGGCAGCGGAGAATGGGCTGGGGGCTGCCTGCTGTGGGAGGTGGGACAGAGGACCAGATGAGTCAGGGGCAGCCAGGGAGCGAAGGGGAGAAGGGGGACTCGGGCTGCGGGGTACGGGCCAGGCACGGCGGGGGGAGAAAAAATGAGAGCAGGGGGCACCGGGGTGGCTGGGGTGCATTAGAAtgggccaggagtgggatggaAGCGGCCCCGAAGGGGCTGGGGCTAGTCAGGGGGGGCCGGAGACAGGGCCCAGCGCACAGAAGCTACGTGGATGGTGCCTTAACCGAATCTCGCCAGCGCCCTAGACGTGCCTTTCCCGTCCACCTTGGAGGCGGAGATCGCCCGTGGGTCCCTGGCCCCAGATGCCGAACCCCACCGAGGGGCGGTTCGGAAGGAGCTCACAGTCAGCGGCAGCCTCCTGGCGGTGTAAGTTCTAGAAGGGGCTGATGGGGAGGGGCGGCAGGTGGCCGGGTCTGCCCGGAGGGGCGCTCGATTGGCAACGTGGGGCCACTCAAGGGTTGGGCCTAGGGAGGTGACCCGGTGCGCTGCACCCAGCTCCACCTGAGGGGCACTCTAAGGGAGATGGCAAAGGGCGCAGGGTCATAGACGAGCAGGGCGGGGACGGTGGGACTTAGCACCTCCCTCcaactgggttttctttttccctccctttcagcCGCTGGAGAGCTGAAGATTCCCGCCTCCTGCGAATTTCCATCGTCAACTTTCTGGACCAGCTAGCTCTGGTGATGCGGACCCTGCAGCGCTTTGGGCCCCCTGTTTCCCGCTAAgccagggagggggaaggaggttaAGGTCAAACCTTGTGTCCCTTCCTAGACAGCGCATCCTTCCTAGGGGGGTGACCCCCACAGTAGTAGCCGCTTCACTGTGGGGCCTCCTCTTTTGCCTGTACTGGCGCTTGGGCGCTCAGGGTCCCCTTGGTTTGTTTGGTGCTTAAATGCTTATTAACTACAGAAAATAACACTGAGCTATGATGCTGTGTCTGAATTCGTTTTCAACTGTGGCACCTCCAAATGTTCCTGCCTTTGTCCTCTGGTTGGAGGGGAGGTTCTGGGATCCAGATTTTCAAATAGCACAACGTAATTGAAGACAGTTTAAGATGTGGAAGAAGAGAGGTCCTGTCACTCAGTATTAACTACTGTCACCATTCTGGAACATTTCCTTAGTTTTATAGTTGTATTTATGTACCAAATGTAtaacaataatatatattttgcaagCTTAGCATTTTTCCTGATATTTTTCATCTAACGTGAACTTTTTATCCTAACAATTCTTCGAAAGCATTATTGAAGGGATACGTAAAAGATAACATTATTGAGCATTTAAATCACTGTCAATTTTTGACATATTATAAGTAAAGATTCAGTGGAATTCTTGTGTATAAATCTTTGCATGAATGATTCTTAAGATAGGTTAAAAGAGGTAGAATTGGTTAAATGTTTACAGTTCTCAATCTGAAGTGTGGAATTGCTCTCCAGAAAATGTACTGTCCCACCAGAATGCTGGTTGCCCACATCCTTGTCACCACTGCGTCTCCTcggcaaaattaaaaaaaaaaaattggggggtggggggtgggtaactaggttggtttgtttgtttcttaatggaggtactggggattgaacccagtacctcgagtatgctaagcaggcactctaccactgagcaaaaCCCTCCCAACCTcggcaaaattttttaaaaacttggtttGCTTGAGAAGAGGAAACAACCCGGAAACACCACAGTAGGAGCTTTGTGGCTCACTGGCCTGCTCTCAGGCCAGTGAAGGAAAAGTGCTGGGACCATGGTTTAAGCCTTTAGTTAGAAGGAGGTGGCTCCTGGGAAAAGATGTCATATCCTGCAgccttgctaaactcacttattcTAGTAGCTCTTTTGTAGCTGCCGTTGGGTGTTCCCCGTAGGTGATCATGTCTTCTCGGAATGAAGGCAGtgttacctcttcctttccaatctggaggCCGTTCAGCGATGAATTTCTCTCCTAGTTAAGGGTTGGATTTTCCTGCTCTGTATCCCCTGGTAGTTTTTGATTCAGTGTCAGACACTGAGCCTTTGCCCTTGGAGTCTTTCAAGGTCTGCTGCCTGGGACCAGAGCGGCTTTCAGTGGAGGAGCCACCTTTTGTCCACCCTTCTGAGCCCTGGCCCGATGCCTGTTGAATGGCGAGGTTTGCCCTTCTGGCCGGCGGGGACAGCTGCAAGTCCCTGTCTTGCTTGAGCGCTGGGCAGTTACCTTTCATCCACTGGGGTGGCCCAGTCcccggcctcagtttcctcaggagCCTGTGCTGCTCGGTGGTCTGTGTGTCCTCCCGTGGGACCCTCTGCCCGGGTGCAGGGCTCCCTCCTCTCCGGTCCTCCGCCCACCAGGCTGGCCCCAGACCCAGGGAGCCGGCTGGACTCCGTCTGGAAGGTCTCTGGGACAGTGAACTGGGGCCAGTGCACggcttccctcttcctttctcgtCTCCCAGAGAGCCCTGACTGTCCTTCCCCGCCCGACAGCCACCCTCTTCACAGCCtgtgtttcatgtattttgcctGGTTCTAGGGAGTTCTTTCAGGTTAAGTGGCAGGGCAGATCCGGTCCCTGTCACTCCACACAGGTGAACAGCCTGCCTTACAGAACCTGGAGCACCCTGAcgtgggctggagggagggaggtgctgtCGGTGGGGATGGTGGCGGTGGTCGTGATGTGACGACGGTGATGGAGAGTCTCACCTGACCGCGTGCAGCAGCTGTGGTGGCTCAGTGATCGTTTCACAATGTAAGTCAGATGGCATGTCTCCCCTGCTCAGGTCCCTGCACTGGCTCCATTCTCACTCAGAACATAAGCCAGTGGCCTTATAATGGCCAATAAGGCCCTATATTATAATCTGCGAGTCCTCAGTTACCACTCCACCTCCTCTGCTGTGCCATCAGCATTGCAAGTTTTCTGCTGAATTGGGGCTTTTGCAGTCTGTGCTCCCTGCCTTGAAGGCTCTCGCAAACATAGCTTGTGGCTCCCTCATCTCCAAGGCTGCTCAGGTCTCATCTTCTCCCCCTCCTTACTCATGTGGCCGCCCCCCCAGACAGTGCACACCTGCTCCTCCTCacgctgttttttcttttccataccACTCATCAGTTTCTAAGATACAGTATAATTtacaagttgatttttttaacttcctgTCTCACCTGTGTCTTAGGTTGGTGGTCTAGTGACTGCTATTACATGAGAAGCCACACCCAAAGTTAGTGACATAAAGTAACGATGGTCATTTACTTCGCACACACATCTCTGGTTTGGGCGGCCACTCGGGGTAAGGCTCACATCTGCTGCATGGGACCACATCTGGGTGGTCAAACTGCAGCCTGGAGGAATCTGCTTCCAACGGGTCTTACACGGCTGACAATTTTGTGCCAGCTACCAGCTGGGAAGGCAGCAGAGTCTGAGGGCCCAGGGCCTTCGCTCTTTTCCATGTGGCATGTGCTTCCTCACAGCGTGATGCCTGCATTCCAAGGGTGTGTATCCTCAGAGAGGGCCAGGCAGAAGCTCTGTCCCCTGTAGGACCCAGGTTCTAGAGGAGAGGACGGAGACTCTACCTCTTGATGGGGAGTGGCTAGATTCTGGACGAGCAAGTGGGACAGAAGATCTCTTTACAGCCATTTTTCCAGAACTCAGTGTGCTGTAGCTGGGTTCGCCGAAGGCTGGGCAGGCGACAGCGGGAAGGCGGGACGGGGAAGGGGCGGAGTCCAAGCGAGGGGGCGTCTCGGGGAGAGGAGGAATCCTGCCACATTCCACTGGGGAGCTCTGCAATGCAATTTCTCCTTAGACTTTGTCCCAACCTGAGGTAAAGGAACTGAGATTTCAGAATGCTGTCCTGCTCAGTGCAGAGGGCAGGCGGAGTGCATCCCGAGGTGTTCTCTGCTCTCGCAGGTAAAGCAGCTCCAGTAGGTGCCGGAGAGGCTCTCCACTGACAGGGAGTCCCAGGTGCGGGCTGTTGGCAGCAAAGGCACATGAAAGCCAGGGGCCACGTCAAACAGTGAAAGGTGTCCTAGAGGATTTGGATGGAGCACCAAGAGTGCCCCACATCCTGCCAGAGCATAAGCTCCTTAGGGAAAGGGATTTTTGTTCACGCTCTTAGTTCCAGAGTGCCTACAAGACTACCTGTTATGTAGCAGGTGTTCCCGAAATATGTGTTGAAGTAGATGGAGTTATCAAAGGAAATAAGTATTCCCTTTATTGCTTCTGTCTTTTGTGCCTTGCTGCTGAAGGTCTTCCATACCCcaagataataaaaagttttCCTCTAGTTTCTTCTACGTTGTATGGTTGTGTTTctaaatattaactttttaattcCCCTGgagtcttttttcccctcatgttAACTGGtttgttgaagtataatttacatgcagGGAAGTGTACAAATATTAAGTTTAAGGACTGATCAATTTTTACGTATGTAAGCCCCTGTATAACCACCACCCGGATTAAAATattgaacatttccatcattccagaAAATTCTCGTCTTATAATTAATAATCATTCttctaattaataataatttttccaaatacaGGTAACTACTTGATGACTTCTATCACcataaagtatgaaaatgaattaaaagcctgaaattgaagaacaaaaaaatttaaatgattgaAACTTTCAAAACAGACATAAAACAATTAGGTTGTGTTGTTTTACACGAAGGGAAGCAAAGGCTAAAGCTGATCGAAGTGGAGGTTTTCACCAAGAAGCAAAGACCAGGACCGCAGTGGCGGACAGACGCCGAAAGGGCCGGGTCCGGGGAGGGAAGGCGGCAAACCGATCGCTCAGCCTTCCGCCTCCAGGTCCCACGGGAATCGGCGGCCGAGCGGGCTCAGGGCTCATTACTGTCCTGGCGGGTCCCCAGTGACCCGGCACCCTTGTTGGCGAGGCCGTCTGTCCCTGAGGCTCCCCAGCACCCCCGTCATAAATCAAGTgcccctgtgtgtgtgttgggggggggcgTGAGGGCACCCAACCAGCCTGCACCAGTGCCACACTCTCCCagttgcagaaaataaaaattacatttataaaaacaaatggcacaattaaaataaggaaatgataacaataaaggcagtttaaaattgaggaaaataaagaagaaatccGGAAACTTGGGGAGGCCTCTGGTGGAGGAAGGGGGCCGGAGCACAAGGGGCCTGGGGTTCAGAGCCGCTTTAGGTTAGTCCCCGGGCCCTGCGTCTCTGGTTAAGCCTCGTGGACAACCTGCCCTTCTTCAGGTCGGGGGATGATGGGTAACCAGCCTCATACTTCCCCAGGGCGCGGACTTTCACGtggcttcccctccccctcagcacCCTGGCTGTCGGGTCTCTGCCTTTGGCCTGTTTCCCCTACTCCGGAGCCCCTGCTACCCTAGTGGCCTCTGCCTGGCACAGTCACCCAGAGATTGCACAGCGCCCAGAGAAGCTGGGAGCCTCACTGTGGAGAAGAGGAGGTGGTGGCGCTGGACCCCTGCTGGGGACAGGAAGGTCACGAGCTGCCGCTTTTAATGTCAGAGAAAAAAAGGGTGTCAGGATGCGGTTTGGCTGACCAGAAGCAGTGCTGATTACAGCCACCTGTTTGCAGTGAAATGCCACGAATGTAGGTCATTCCACATGACTCAGGTGAAGTTTGTTGTATTTCCAAAATGGCAATGAAGTCTATTTTCACATACTCAGCTTTCAAACCGTGGTCCCTATTTTTATCAGCTGTTGTCACTTAAAACAAATAAGCGGGCACTTCGGGCACAATTCCTCCAAGACTTTTATTAATGCCAGAAATGAAACAGTAAAAAcacagtgaatttttaaaaatcagcgtGATTGTGGATACAAAGGTGGTGTGAATGGGGGCAGAGGAGGTGGCCTTGACAGGAGAAAGCAGGGCCTTAGGGGAGCCTTCGGGTGCAACTCAGACCTAAAGGCTATGATCCAGCTGGTGCTGGTGGCCCAAGGACTTGGGGACTCACGGGCTTGACACCCTTCAGCCGCCTTTTCTGCATGACACAACTCCTGACCTGGGAGTATTTCCCAACAAAACGAGATGGAAGGAAATGAAGCCAAAAGAAGCTACAGAAAAGAACGTGGGATTAATCACTACACTGTCCTGATGATTCTCAAATCTTCTAGAAAGGTGTATTGCACAGCGTACAGCTGTGCCATGTGCACTTGACTTGGAGCAGTATCTGGGAtcctttctattaaaaaaaacagaccCTCAGAATCATGGCTCTCTGCTGGCACAGCTAGTCCACGCTGGTGCCTTTCTCAAGAGCATACGCTGCTGTCAGCTCAGAAACCACCTGTATTTTGTGTCCCTGAATTGTTCTGTTTTTGTGGAGTCATCCATGAGCGGTTTTATCAAAGCAAGACATCATCGCATACACCCTGGAAATGAGGTgaagtcatctttttaaaaaaaaaatccctaatcaCTTCCAAACAAGCCACACCAGTCAAGTGTCTGTTGTTTCGTGCAGTAACTATGGCCCTGGAAATGTTTtgtagaaacagattttttttttttggtcacctGGATGACATTTCATTGCTGACATCATTTCAGCTGTATTTACTTTTCCAATCTATCCCCAATCTGGTGAGGTTCTCGACACTTGGGTGTACAACTTTTCTGACGACCTAAACACAGGTGGCCCACAAACGAGGAAGCTACCATCCATGGGAACTGGCCGTCTGTTGCCCTGGATTCTTGCCTGAGGCTCTGTGACTCTTTGCGACTCTGTGTGTGGTGACATGGAGCAGGCCGTGGGGTGCAAGGAGCCCGCTTGTGGCTCCATCCAGACTCACTAAGGACTCAAGTCAGTTAAAGCACTTGGCAGTGTTCCCCCATCTTGTTCCAGGAAGAAAATTATGTCACCAGATCCTGCTGCTTGGAACATCAAAATTACTTCTTTTATGGTCTGAAAAACCAAGATGTTGACACTTACCTTTGGAGCAGTTCAAAACCATGAAACTCTGCATAAGGCTGACAATTGCTCTGACTAACCCCAACTGTCAGAGACCTGCCTGCCTACGTGATCTAGCCTCATGTATAAGACACAGGGACAGAACAGTAGGTCAGTATCTGCTTACTACCCACTTGTTCAGATCTGTCTTCTGCCTGCAGGTGCTCAGAAGGCTCAGGAAAGAGCATCAGGTAAAACTCTGTGTCAGATTGAGACTTTTGTCTGGGGCCCCTGAACCCCAGTGCCCCATAAAGGAAGAGGCGACAAGCCGCCCTCAATGCACAGTGTGAATATCTGCCCTCCTCAAGGTCTAGGCGCCACTAAAGCAGGAGGGAAACATTAGCCAGGAAACCTGAGAATGGGGCTTGctttttggtttgttcattttcttcGGCTCCTAACTGTCACACAAAAGCTTGAGTCAAGCAGAAGATAGCCAGGGGTAGCCCTCCCCGAGGTGGCATAAGTTTTTCCACCAGCATTAGCCAGCTCATGGGAAACACGCTGCGAGGGGACCACGTGAACCAGGGATGGAATTCACACAGATTGTCAAGAGGTATTTAAAGGGAACTACTGATCACCTTAGAGTTCCCAGTTTCAACGCCACACACAGAAACCCTGGCTTGACATGCATACCTTTCAAGTATAAAAGCAC
This Camelus bactrianus isolate YW-2024 breed Bactrian camel chromosome X, ASM4877302v1, whole genome shotgun sequence DNA region includes the following protein-coding sequences:
- the LOC105078524 gene encoding EKC/KEOPS complex subunit LAGE3 yields the protein MQAAGAEASAGGAAGGAGARDRQDGLGSPGGAGVAASAAGGAPRVAPAQPTSGPGGNPMSTAGRPRSRLHEFALDVPFPSTLEAEIARGSLAPDAEPHRGAVRKELTVSGSLLAVRWRAEDSRLLRISIVNFLDQLALVMRTLQRFGPPVSR